Proteins encoded together in one Cyprinus carpio isolate SPL01 chromosome B14, ASM1834038v1, whole genome shotgun sequence window:
- the LOC109072362 gene encoding leukocyte cell-derived chemotaxin-2 isoform X3, whose product MSFSFSVICSCLVDASQVKFGPLCSGNSSNRKRGCDKKYGCGNYGASRDGGKRRHAGLDIVCADGATVYAPFDVKLNGKAVPYKKNNAINDGINLSGGGLCFKLFYVKPISYFGTLKKGQKIGTMLPMQKVYPGITSHVHVQMCDRSDPTKYF is encoded by the exons atgtctttctctttttcagtGATTTGCAGCTGTCTTGTTGATGCTAGTCAAG TGAAATTTGGCCCCCTCTGCAGTGGTAACTCAAGTAACCGCAAAAGAGGATGTGATAAAAAGTACGGCTGTGGAAACTATGGAGCCAGCcg aGATGGTGGAAAACGGAGACATGCGGGTCTTGACATTGTGTGTGCTGATGGAGCCACGGTTTATGCTCCATTTGATGTGAAGCTGAACGGCAAAGCTGTACCATACAAAAAGAACAATGCTATCAATGATGGCATTAACTTGAGCGGAGGAG GTCTCTGCTTCAAGCTGTTTTATGTTAAGCCAATCAGTTACTTTGGGACCCTCAAGAAAGGGCAGAAGATCGGAACTATGCTCCCCATGCAGAAGGTTTATCCTGGCATCACTTCCCACGTTCACGTTCAAATGTGTGACAG ATCAGATCCCACCAAGTACTTCTGA
- the LOC109072362 gene encoding leukocyte cell-derived chemotaxin-2 isoform X2: protein MQVKVSMCFSFSVICSCLVDASQVKFGPLCSGNSSNRKRGCDKKYGCGNYGASRDGGKRRHAGLDIVCADGATVYAPFDVKLNGKAVPYKKNNAINDGINLSGGGLCFKLFYVKPISYFGTLKKGQKIGTMLPMQKVYPGITSHVHVQMCDRSDPTKYF from the exons atGCAAGTTAAAGTCTcaatgtgtttctctttttcagtGATTTGCAGCTGTCTTGTTGATGCTAGTCAAG TGAAATTTGGCCCCCTCTGCAGTGGTAACTCAAGTAACCGCAAAAGAGGATGTGATAAAAAGTACGGCTGTGGAAACTATGGAGCCAGCcg aGATGGTGGAAAACGGAGACATGCGGGTCTTGACATTGTGTGTGCTGATGGAGCCACGGTTTATGCTCCATTTGATGTGAAGCTGAACGGCAAAGCTGTACCATACAAAAAGAACAATGCTATCAATGATGGCATTAACTTGAGCGGAGGAG GTCTCTGCTTCAAGCTGTTTTATGTTAAGCCAATCAGTTACTTTGGGACCCTCAAGAAAGGGCAGAAGATCGGAACTATGCTCCCCATGCAGAAGGTTTATCCTGGCATCACTTCCCACGTTCACGTTCAAATGTGTGACAG ATCAGATCCCACCAAGTACTTCTGA
- the LOC109072362 gene encoding leukocyte cell-derived chemotaxin-2 isoform X1, with product MRLYILFSFLLLAVICSSLVDASQVKFGPLCRGNSSNRKRGCDKKYGCGNYGASRDGGKRRHAGLDIVCADGATVYAPFDVKLNGKAVPYKKNNAINDGINLSGGGLCFKLFYVKPISYFGTLKKGQKIGTMLPMQKVYPGITSHVHVQMCDRSDPTKYF from the exons ATGAGACTTTACATCCTTTTCAGTTTTCTGCTTTTGGCTG tGATTTGCAGCTCTCTTGTTGATGCTAGTCAAG tgaaATTTGGCCCCCTCTGCAGAGGTAACTCAAGTAACCGCAAAAGAGGATGTGATAAAAAGTACGGCTGTGGAAACTATGGAGCCAGCcg aGATGGTGGAAAACGGAGACATGCGGGTCTTGACATTGTGTGTGCTGATGGAGCCACGGTTTATGCTCCATTTGATGTGAAGCTGAACGGCAAAGCTGTACCATACAAAAAGAACAATGCTATCAATGATGGCATTAACTTGAGCGGAGGAG GTCTCTGCTTCAAGCTGTTTTATGTTAAGCCAATCAGTTACTTTGGGACCCTCAAGAAAGGGCAGAAGATCGGAACTATGCTCCCCATGCAGAAGGTTTATCCTGGCATCACTTCCCACGTTCACGTTCAAATGTGTGACAG ATCAGATCCCACCAAGTACTTCTGA
- the LOC109072361 gene encoding proteinase-activated receptor 4-like, which produces MTFFVIPRVPLLCLLIFLNVSSASKVNSSNNSFKSRSMPLINGTLQDEHKEQIQSYSFTLVVPLVCLFAFFIGLPSNLLAFWVLLFRTKKHPSTILLINLTICDLLLLLVLPFRIIYHFLGNNWTFGEPFCRVVIGLLYGNMYGSVVCLALIAVDRYIALVHPFGAKMFRSNKNSVCMSVLVWIVVLAAVVPLLASQQSYKIIDLPLTTCHDALPKEQQEKYFLPYFAVLFSICFLLPLLVVLFCYSAVLHTLMAEGQRFAHAIRVTVLMLMVFVVCLLPCNILMLLHYSNSAFDLYVPYQIALSFSTFNSCFDPFIFYYVSKDFRKKLWEALRCSGSDSESSSESRTKITLLSKMSRTEGAA; this is translated from the exons ATGACATTTTTTGTGATTCCTCGAGTGCCTCTTCTCTGTCTCCTCATTTTTCTGAACGTCTCATCAGCTTCAAAGGTGAACAGCTCAAACAACAGTTTCA AGTCGCGAAGCATGCCTTTGATTAACGGTACACTTCAAGATGAGCATAAGGAGCAGATCCAGAGCTACAGCTTTACACTAGTGGTTCCTCTTGTCTGCCTCTTCGCCTTTTTCATCGGCCTTCCGTCAAACTTGTTGGCTTTCTGGGTGCTGCTCTTCCGAACCAAGAAACACCCATCCACCATTTTGCTGATCAACCTCACCATCTGTGATCTTCTGCTACTGCTGGTGCTCCCCTTCCGTATCATCTACCACTTCCTGGGCAATAACTGGACATTTGGAGAACCATTCTGTCGTGTTGTGATTGGGCTCCTCTATGGAAACATGTATGGCTCAGTGGTTTGTCTGGCACTGATCGCTGTGGATCGCTACATAGCTCTCGTTCACCCTTTTGGTGCCAAGATGTTTCGAAGTAACAAGAATTCTGTCTGTATGAGTGTTTTAGTTTGGATAGTGGTTTTAGCTGCTGTTGTGCCCTTATTAGCCTCACAACAGTCCTATAAAATAATCGACCTTCCTCTAACAACCTGCCATGATGCACTACCTAAAGAACAGCAAGAAAAGTACTTCCTGCCATACTTTGCAGTTCTCTTCTCCATATGCTTCCTGCTTCCACTGCTGGTTGTGCTGTTCTGCTATTCTGCAGTGTTACACACACTTATGGCTGAAGGGCAGCGTTTTGCACATGCGATTAGAGTGACTGTGCTGATGTTAATGGTTTTTGTGGTTTGCTTATTGCCTTGTAACATTCTCATGCTTTTGCATTACTCCAATTCAGCTTTTGACCTTTATGTTCCATACCAGATCGCTTTGTCTTTCAGCACCTTTAACAGCTGCTTCGATCCTTTCATCTTTTATTATGTGTCTAAGGATTTCAGAAAGAAGTTATGGGAGGCTCTCAGATGTTCTGGGTCTGATTCAGAGTCCTCCTCAGAATCGAGGACAAAGATAACCTTACTATCAAAGATGAGCAGGACTGAAGGAGCAGCCTGA